Proteins from one Dama dama isolate Ldn47 chromosome 12, ASM3311817v1, whole genome shotgun sequence genomic window:
- the HDC gene encoding histidine decarboxylase has protein sequence MMEPEEYRERGKEMVDYICQYLTTVRERRVTPDVRPGYLRAQLPESAPVEPDSWDSIFGDIERIIMPGVVHWQSPHMHAYYPALTSWPSLLGDMLADAINCLGFTWASSPACTELEMNVMDWLAKMLGLPEHFLHHHPGSQGGGVLQSTVSESTLIALLAARKNKILEMKASEPEADESFLNARLVAYASDQAHSSVEKAGLISLVKMKFLPVDENFSLRGEALQKAIKEDRERGLVPVFVCATLGTTGVCAFDCLSELGPICAHEGLWLHIDAAYAGTAFLCPEFRGFLKGIEYADSFTFNPSKWMMVHFDCTGFWVKDKYKLQQTFSVDPVYLRHADSGVATDFMHWQIPLSRRFRSIKLWFVIRSFGVKNLQAHVRHGTEMAKYFESLVRNDPFFEIPAKRHLGLVVFRLKGPNCLTESVLKEIAKAGRLFLIPATIQDKLIIRFTVTSQFTTRDDILRDWNLIQDAATLILSQHCTSQPSPQGANLILQTRGPKALAKEMSFPPVNGAGDDPAHFSKIVKQPPRVGASPVSRHLETLLHPPDDCFSEEAPDVTEHKLSSFLFSYLSVQNKKKAVRSLSCNSVPVSAQKQLTTEGSVKNGGSSRVRIFSRFPEEMMMLKKSAFKKLIKFYSVPNFPECSSQCGLQLPCCPLQAMV, from the exons ATGATGGAGCCTGAAGAGTACAGAGAGAGAG GAAAGGAGATGGTGGACTACATCTGCCAGTACCTGACCACCGTGCGGGAGCGGCGGGTGACTCCAGACGTGAGGCCTGGCTACCTGCGAGCCCAGCTGCCTGAGAGTGCGCCCGTGGAGCCCGACAGCTGGGACAGCATCTTCGGGGACATTGAGCGAATCATCATGCCTGGG GTGGTACACTGGCAAAGCCCCCATATGCATGCCTACTACCCAGCTCTCACCTCTTGGCCATCACTGCTGGGAGACATGCTGGCTGATGCCATCAACTGCTTGGGATTCACCTGG GCTTCCAGTCCTGCGTGCACGGAGCTGGAGATGAACGTCATGGACTGGCTGGCAAAAATGCTGGGACTCCCAGAGCACTTCCTGCACCACCACCCCGGCAGCCAGGGGGGAGGCGTCTTGCAG AGCACAGTCAGCGAGTCCACCTTGATCGCCTTGCTGGCAGCAAGAAAGAACAAAATCCTGGAAATGAAAGCCTCTGAGCCTGAGGCGGACGAGTCCTTCCTGAATGCCCGGCTTGTGGCCTATGCCTCTGACCAG GCCCACTCCTCGGTGGAAAAGGCTGGTCTGATTTCCCTGGTCAAGATGAAATTTCTGCCTGTGGATGAGAACTTCTCGCTCCGAGGGGAAGCTCTTCAGAAAGCCATCAAGGAGGACAGGGAACGGGGCCTGGTGCCTGTTTTT GTCTGTGCAACGCTGGGGACCACCGGGGTCTGTGCATTTGACTGCCTGTCAGAGCTGGGCCCCATCT GTGCCCATGAGGGGCTGTGGCTCCACATTGACGCCGCCTACGCAGGCACTGCTTTCCTGTGCCCCGAGTTCCGGGGCTTTCTGAAGGGCATCGAGTATGCCGATTCCTTCACCTTTAACCCTTCCAAGTGGATGATGGTGCACTTTGACTGTACCGGCTTCTG GGTCAAGGACAAGTACAAGCTGCAACAGACCTTCAGCGTAGACCCCGTCTACCTCAGGCACGCTGACTCGGGCGTGGCCACTGACTTCATG CACTGGCAGATCCCCTTGAGCCGGCGCTTTCGCTCTATTAAACTCTGGTTCGTGATTCGGTCCTTTGGGGTGAAGAATCTTCAAGCGCATGTCAGACAT GGCACGGAAATGGCTAAGTATTTTGAATCTCTGGTCAGAAATGACCCTTTCTTTGAAATTCCTGCCAAGAGGCACCTTGGCCTGGTGGTTTTTCGTCTGAAG GGTCCTAACTGCCTCACAGAAAGCGTGTTAAAGGAAATAGCTAAAGCCGGCCGTCTCTTCCTCATTCCAGCCACTATCCAGGACAAATTGATCATCCGTTTCACTGTGACATCCCAGTTCACCACCAGGGATGACATCCTGAGAGACTGGAATCTCATTCAGGATGCTGCCACTCTCATCCTGAGTCAGCATTGTACTTCCCAACCCAGCCCTCAGGGGGCGAACCTCATCCTCCAAACCAGGGGCCCCAAAGCCTTGGCCAAGGAGATGTCCTTTCCCCCTGTCAACGGGGCAGGCGATGACCCAGCCCATTTCAGCAAGATCGTCAAGCAGCCTCCGCGTGTGGGAGCCAGTCCTGTAAGCCGCCATCTTGAAACCCTGCTGCACCCACCGGATGACTGCTTCTCTGAAGAGGCTCCAGACGTCACCGAGCACAAGCTGTCCTCCTTTCTGTTCAGTTATTTGTCTGTGCAGAACAAGAAGAAGGCAGTACGTTCCCTCAGTTGCAATAGCGTGCCTGTGAGTGCTCAAAAGCAACTGACCACAGAAGGCTCTGTGAAGAATGGCGGCTCCTCCCGGGTCAGAATCTTTTCTAGGTTCCCGGAAGAGATGATGATGCTGAAGAAGAGTGCCTTCAAAAAACTAATCAAATTCTACAGTGTCCCCAACTTTCCTGAATGCAGCTCTCAGTGTGGGCTACAGCTGCCCTGCTGCCCTCTGCAGGCAATGGTTTAG